DNA from Methanomassiliicoccales archaeon:
TTCTCCTCGGCCATCATGCTGGACGAGTCCGACCCCCTTCTGTACAAGGGCAAGGGCCGGGTGCTCATGGCCATGGGCAAGTACGGCGAGGCGGCCGAGGCCTATGACATAGCCTTCACCCTGAACCACGACGTGGATTCGCTGGCCAGCAAGGGCCGGGCCATGCTGATGATGCGCAACTACGAGATGGCCTTGAACCTCTTCGAACAGTGCGTGTCGCTCGACAGTTCGGTGGCCAGCTACCACTCGGACCGCGGCCGGGCCCTGGCCTCGTTGAACCGCCTGCAGGAGGCGGTGGAAGCCTTCGACAAAGCGCTGACCATCGACCGCTCCGACGCCCAGACCTGGAAGTACAAGGGCAACGCCCTGTACCGGCTGGGAGAGATGGAGAACGCCCTGCTGTGCTTCAACCGGGCCATGGACCTGGGGGTCGATGAGTTCGGTATCTACAAGTTGCGGGGGAAGGTGCTGGAGGAAATGGGCCGCCACGAGGACGCCATGGACTCCTACGCCAAAGCGCTGGCCCTGGAACCCTCCGAGGCCTCCGTCCTGGAGAGCATGGGCCTGTTGGAGGACAAGATGGGCAACCCCGAGAAGGGCTTCGCCCTGTTGGAGAAATCACTGTCCATCGATCCCCGTAACCGTCACGCCTGGATGGAGCGGGCCGATCTGGCCGAGCGGCTGAAGCGCGACGACGACGTGGTGCGCAGCTACGACAACGCCATCGGCCTGGACCCCAGCGACCCCGCCGCCTGGAACGGGAAGGGCTTCGCCCTGCTGCGCCTGGGTAAGTACGAGCAGGCCCGCCGGGGTTTCGAGAAGGCGCTGGAGCTCAACCCCAATATGACCTCGGCCACCGAGGGCCTGCGCATGGCCGACGGCAAGCATCGCGAAAGCCAGGTGTCGGAGATGGCCGGCAAGGTGCTGGAGTTCCAGTATCGGAACGGAAGGCGCATGGGCAAGGAGGAGGTGTTCCGGGAATGCAACGTCCCCTATCAGATGCTGGACGACGTCTTCGCCTACATCGATCAGCGCGAGTACGTCGACCCGGCGCAGCTCCCCGACGACGAGTGCACCTCGCTGGAGATGCAGTCCCGGACGGTGTTGCGGACCACCGACCGCTCCGCCCGCAGCGGTCAGGGCGGGCTGTCCCTCTCTGACGTCTACTCCTCTCTGCCGGAAAGGGACATCGACCAGGCCAGGCGCGTGCTTGGCTACATCGAGGGGGTGAACGACATCGACTTCACCTACGTCAATCCGGACCAGGGGACGGAAAAATTGTTGCGCACCGCCCTCAACATGCCGGAGGAGAAGCGCAACCTGTTCTCCCTGATGGAAGGGCTGAACATCGGCGTGTACAAGGCGCGTAACATCATCGCCATCATGGGTTCTTTGAAGGCCGGGGAGCGCCCGGCGCCCATGCCCCGTTCCAAAGGTCAGAGGGCCGCCTCCGCCACCCGCAGCACCGACGACCTGTTCGTGGAGCAGCCCAAGCGCAAGAAGCAGACCAAGGCCGACGCGGTCTTCCTGCCGGACGACCGTTCCCAGTCGACCGAACGCGCGGACCGCGACGGCCTGCGCCTCTTCGGTTCGGAGGAAAAGGAGCTCTACGACACCTTCTATCCGCCGAAACCGACGGCCAAGAAGCCGGAGAAGGCCGACGACATGGACGGCCGCCGCTGCCTGTTCCACGGAGCGTTGGCCGTATCGGCCTGCCCCAACTGCAACAGCATGCTCTGCAAGGAGTGCCTGAGCGCCGGCAAATGCCCGCGCTGCGGCCACGTCCTGGGAGAGAGGCCGACGAAGATGAAGGCCGCCGAGGAGCCAGAGAAGAAGGTTCCCGAGGCTCCGGAGCCGGAGGACAGGGACTGGAGCAGGCTCTGATCAATAGTCGCCTATGTCCGATTTCATGAACTCCCGCAGGAGCACCGTGGCGTAGCACCCCTTTCCCAGGAAGAAGGAGGCGGTGAACTCGTCCTGACCTACGTCCAACTTCAGGTCCCGGTATTCGCAGATCAGCTCGCGCCGGGAGCCTTTGGACGAGCAGTGCGGGATGGCCGGCACCAGGAAGTCCTGCGGCGACAGCCCCTCGCGCTCGATGGCCTTCCTCTCCATCTCCCCCATCTCCCCCATCTCCCCCTCCGCCAGCACCGATTCCGAGCCAAAGAGCGTTCCGGAGACGAAGGCCCGGCGGTCGCGCACCTGCCGTTCCACCAGGTCCAGGTTGACGGTGGTTACTGGCACCTGCTTGTCGTGGTCGGGGTTCCCGTCCTTGTCCGCCGGCAGGACCACGTCGCCAACGATCGGGGCGTTCAGAGGTATCCCCCTGCGCATCCTCTCCGAAAGCACCAGGTTGAACAGGTAGGACTGGTAGGCGTGCACGAACATCATCTGCAGGTTCGGCGGCAGCACGCATATGGCCCCGGCGAAATCTCCCGGATTCCGTTCGAGGAAACCGATTACCATGCGCTCGAAGGTCAGCTTCCAGGGGAAGTCGCGCAACGCCGCTGTGTAATCGCGGTCCCTCTGCAGGGCTTCCCGGGCCGCCCTCGATTGCTCGTCCTCCTCCTCGCTGGGATTGCCGATGTACAGCAGCACGGCCTGCTCCAGGTCGCCCTTCACGATGGCCCGGCCGACTAGGTGCGTGACCGGCCGCACGGTACCGAAGCGCTGCACGCCGAAGAAATTGGGAAAGCCGCCCAGGCCGTGCAGGGACGCCTCCGTCCCTTCCAACGACGAGCGCAGCTCGTCACCGTGAAGGTTCGTGTCCCGGACGCGGATGGTGAAGCGGTTGCCCACCAGGTCCCCGATGGTCATGCTGCGCTTGGCCATGTAGCCGTCATTGATGCTGACCTGCGAGAGGCGAAGGGCCATGACGCTCTCCACCGGAGCCTGGAAGGACATCAGCTGGGTGGTCACGGCCCGCTTGTCCTTGGTGCCGGCGAACCCGATGAGGTTCCTGGAGATGCCCAGCGATTTCGACAGGTGCCGGACCAGGCGGTTGGTCTCCCAGTTGGTGGCGGTCACACGAGCTACGCACACCTTGCCGTCGGGCTTGGTCGGGGGATACTTGGAGACCTCGTCGACGACGAAGTCCTCGGCGGCGGCCTTGAGTTTTCCTCCACTGCCAGGAGTTTCAGAAAAAAAGACCTCTAGACCGATGTTGCGTTCCCGGTCGCCACTGGTCTGAACCATGAAAATTACTTCAGGTCCTTCTGTAAAGCTTCCCTGGCCTCCTTGAACTCGTTGGTCAGGGACTTCGCCGTCTTCTTCAGGGCCGATTGGGGCTTTCCGGTCTTGACCCGGATGTAAAGGGTGGGATCTTCCAGTTGGCTGTGGCCTATGGTGTACTTGACCTCGGCCACGTCCTTGTCCTCCAGCAGTGCCTGTACCATGGGGGTGATCAAGGTCATGTCCGCTCCCTTGATGCGGACCCTGATGGAGTCCTTTTCCTTCTCTAAGAGCTCGATCTCCATGAATTGGACCAATATGGGAGGGGGCTATAAACCTTTTGACATCACTCCACCCGTTTGAGCTGGGCCTGGTACATGGTCAACAGCTCCTGGCTGGTGGTAGCCTCCCGCCCCTCCTTGTCGTCCCGGAAGCGCCCGGTGAAACGCGGGAAACGGATGGCCAGCCCGGAATCCTTCCTCACCGAGCCGAAGGAGCAGGTGTGTATCGGCGACAAAGTTATCTCAGCCCCCCTGACCTCCAGAACCAGGCGGGGCTGGAACCAGTAGTCGGCCACCATCTTCGAATCCACTAGATGGTGCTTCTCCGCCAGGCGGTCCCCGGCCAGCATTTCCAATAGCGAAGCCAAGTTGGCGTCGTCGAAGCCGCTGCCCAGCTTGGAGACCGTTTGGAAGGTGTCCGTCTGCGCGTCGTAAGTGGCCATGAGCAGGGCGCCGTAGAACCCCTTGCGTTTCCCCCTTCCGGCGAAGGCGCCGACCACCGCCAGGTCTACGGTGTCGTTCATCTCCGAGCGGTACTCCTTCTTGTACTTGATCCACAGGAACCCGCGGTTGCCGGCGCGGTAGACGGAACTTTCGGCGATGGACTTGGCCATCAGCCCCTCGCAGCCGTCCTTTATAGCTTCCTGAAAGAAGACCTGAACTTCATCAGCGGAAGAGAGTACGCGAATCTCCGATAGCTTCACTGCGTCGTCCGGACTGACCATCGAACTCAGCGCTTCCCTTCTCTGCAGGAACGGCCGGGCGGTGAGGTCCTCCCCGTCCTTCAGGATGCAGTCGAAGAGGCACATCTGGACAGGGTAGTCCTCCACCGCCGCCTCCAGCCCGTACTTGCGACCCCGGCGATGAGATACCTCCTGAAATGGGAGGAACTCCCCGGTGTTGAGGTCCACCGGCACGCACTCCCCCTCTACGATGGTGCTCTCGGCCACCACGGCCTTCTTCAGGGCGGCCACCACGTCCGGGAACTGCGACGTGAGATCGTCCAGCTTGCGCGAGTACAGTCGGACATCGCCCTGGCATATGTGCGCCTGGACCCGGACACCGTCGTACTTGTACTCGAAGGCGCAGGTCCCGCCCATCTTCTCCAGTATCTCCTCCGGCGAGGACATGCGCTCGGCCAGCATGGCCCGCAACGGGCGGTTCACTTGGACATGTATGTCCTTGACCCCGTCCAGCCCGTGCAATGCCATCTCCTCGGCCACCAGCCCCAGGTCGGAGGAGACGTTGAAGGCGCGCTCCACCACGTCCCGGTCCTCCTTGGTAGCGAAGGCGGAAGCAAGGGCGTCAAGGACGGTCATGGAGGAGACGCCCAGGCGCATCCTCCCGGTTATGACCCGGGAAAGGAACTTGGCCTCGGAGGACGAGGAATCGCTCAGCAGCTTGGACATCAGCTTGATCTTCAGGTCCTGCGAGCCTCCGCCCTCCGTCCGGGCGATCGATTCCAGAGTCTCGTAGGTACTCTTGAGCGTCAAAGGCTCGGAGAACAGGGTGGTCTGCTTCTTGCTGGCGAAGACCTGCTGGGCCACCAACCCGGGGTCTCCCTCCTTCAGCATGAGCTCCTGCACCTCGCTCTCCTTGGTCCCGGAGGCGAAGGCGATGGCCTTGAGTATCATCTTGTCGGCCATTCCCAGCTTCAAAGGGTAGAAGTCCGGGTAGAGCTGTCCCTGCGTCAGGTAGGTGGCCATCCTGATCTCGAGGGGATCGAAGCGGCGAAAGGCCTCGGCCAATATCTCCGTCATCTCCAGCCTGGAAGAGGTGGCCTCTAACCTCTCGTAGGTGTCGGCCAGTTCCCGGAAGAGCATGCTTATGCCAACGACTCGCGATTATTTAATTCATGACCAGCTAGAAATCGCCCAAGTTGCGCTGGCCTCCCTTGGAACGTTCCCCGGACAGCTCGTCCTTCATGGTCTCCAGGCGGCGACGCATGGTCTTCTCCTTGTTCAGGCTGGAGAAGTAGTACGCTTCGTCCTTCGTTCCTTTGGTGATAAAGATGACCACCTTCCCCGCCCGGGAACGCCCGGTGCGGCCGCGGCGCTGGATGCTGCGGATCTCCGAAGGCACCGGTTCGTAGAAGACGACCAGGTCGGTGCTGGCCACGTCCAGCCCTTCCTCACCGACGGAGGTGGCCACCAGCACGTTGAACTCCCCCTGACGGAATCGTTCCAGCACTCCCACCTGCTCCTTCTGTTTCAACCCCTTCTCTCCCTTGCGGTCCGACTGGCCGACCAATTTGGCCACGCGGGCGCCCTCCACCTTGGAAAGCTTGGAGGCCACCAGCTCGCAGGTGTCGCGGTAATGCGTGAAGACCAGTATCCGAGAGGACGGGCTCTCGCTGATCTGCCTGGCCACCACGTTCATTACCCGTGAGAGCTTGGGGTGCTCGGCCTTCACCGACTGGGCCATGTCCCATATCTCCTGGAAGTGGGACGAGGACACTATGTCGCGCGAGGCCTTGGAGCTGGTGTCGGAAGAGACCTCATCCTTCATCCTCTCCAGATACGCCCTCAGGGCGGTCATCCCTTGCGTCTCCACCAGGTCCAGGGCGTGCTCCACCTTGACTACCTTGGACTGGACGCTGACCGCTTTGAAGAGGGTGCGGCTCTTCTCCCCGGAACGCAGCCGGGCCTGCCAGGTGGCCGCCATCTCCAGCAGGTAGCGCTTGTTCAGCACCCGGTCCTTGTCCACCACGCCCAGCGCGACCAGTTCCTTGGCGTACTCCTCGTACAGCGCCCGTATGGTCCCGGCGATGCGGTTCATCTCCAGAGGCAGCTCCACCTCCACCCAGTCCATGCGCACGGAATGGACGTACTTGGTCACGTCCGGGTCCTTCTCCGTCCGCACCTCGATGTCCTTGATGTTGAGGTTCTGGCAGACCTCCTTGACCTTCCCCTTGTCGCTGCCGGGGGAGGCGGTCATGCCTAGGACCAGTCCATCGTACTCCATGTACTCCTTGGCCACGTCTACGTAGGCGTAGTTGCCCACGGCCCGGTGCGCTTCATCGAATATTATGAGTTTCACGTCCTTGAGGTTTATTCGGCCCTGCCGGAGGTCGTTGGCCACCACCTGAGGCGTGGAGGCCACGACATCGTTCTCCAGAAATATCAATTCCCGTTCCAGGGGGTCGACCTCGCCGGTCATCATGCCGATGCGCTTCCCCTCGATCATGCTCTCGAGGGTACGCTGGTGCTGCTCCACGAGAGGCCGGGTCGGGGCCAGGAAAAGCACCTTTCCCCCCTTCTTCTGTAGCACCTCGGCGATGACCATGACCGCCACCACCGTCTTTCCCAGGCCGGTGGGGAGCACCAACAACGTGGAGGACCGGGAAGCACGGCGGGCCAGCTCCACCTGGTAATCCCGCAGCTGCACGCACTGCTTCCTGATCAGGGGGTGCTCAAAATACACGATGGGTGAATTGATGTTGGATAATAAAAGAAAAGGGGGTTGGAAGGGGGTTTAGTGGCAGCCGCCGCCGCAGGAACCGCAGCCGCCGCTGGCGTTGGGGTTGTTGACCACCAGGCCGGAGCCATAGGGGGTCTCCACGAAATCTAAGGTGCAGGCGTCCAGGACCTCCTTGGTCTCCCCGTCGTAGTATACGGAGAACCCGTCGATCTTCTGCTCGATGTCCCCCTCCTTGGCGTCCTTCTGGAAAGACATGCCGAACTGGGCTCCGGAGCAGCCCATCCCGGCCAAGTAGATCCTGATGCCGAATCCGGGCTTGTTGTTCTTGGCGATCAGATCCACGATGTACTTGCTAGCTTCATCGGTTACAGTGACCATCTTTAACTGCCTCTGAAAGTTTCAAAATAACAGCACATATATAAACAATTGTATGGATGCTCCATACTAGGTAAAAAATCGGGTCTCGAACCGAACGCACAGCCAAGTCGTCGACGGTATGACCGATTGTCCGGGAGCACGCCTCAGGTCATGCAGGATATCGACCTTCCTTAACTTTTTCTATGCGGGCGCGCTTTCCGGTCCGATGCGCTGCCGCCAAATGCTCAGGTCCGATCTTCCCGATCTCGTGGCCATGAGCCGGGAGAACATGGCCGACATTATCCTGTCATCCTGGGGAGAAGAGTGGAACGACGAGAAGCTGATGGAGCTTCTTCTCGACCAGCAGGTGACCACTTCCGTGTTGGAGGGAAACGATGGGATAATGGCCTATTACTGTATGGAGGAGATGGACGAGTACATCTTCATATCATCCTTCCAGGTCAACCGAAGATGGCAGGGCCAGGGGATAGGCACGCGGATGATGGAAATGATAGAGTCCACGGGCAGAAAGGAGGGCAAGGCCGGGGTGGAGCTGTGCGTGCAATCCACCAACGAACACGCCATCGAGTTCTATTATTACAACGGCTACGACCTCATGTACCGCAACGGCAACAACCTGGTCATGCGCAAGCGACTGGTCTGAGCCCCAAGATTTTAAATCGTCTCCGGAACATCCTTCGTCAAGGTAAGTCCATATGACCTTCCGCTGCCTACTGCCTTGCTGCTCACTGCTGGCCATAATCATACTTCTGACCGTCCCCTTGGCGCAGGCCCAGCCCTCGGCTCCGGAAGGGCTGCAGGCCACGGTGGGAAAGGATTACGTGGACCTAAGCTGGCAGGCAGTACCGGGGGCGGACTACTACGTTCTGTACCGCGGGGACCTGGACGAGATGGTACCCATTGCCAATCTCTACCCACCCTTCACCGCATTTCATAACAGCGGGCTGGAGGAAGGTTCCACCTACCTTTACTACGTAACAGCGGTCGATGGCGGGGAAGAGAGCTCCCCCAGCAACACCGTCTCCGTGACCGTCCCGCCGAAAGAGAACGAGAGCGTGATGCTGTCCATAATAGCGCTGATCCTCTCGGCCATCGCCATCCAGGTGTGCGTGGTCTTGCTTCTTTACCACTTCAAGATGAACATGAAGCTGAAGTGACGGACGGCACATCCCGTTCCTAGACCAACGGACTTAGGACACCTTTTCTAGAAGGTCGTCCAGGAAAAGCCCGTTGCTGCCCGTGGGTATCCTGGCCCCGGCGGCCTTGGGATGCCCTCCGCCGTCCACGCCGTTCTCGCTGGTGAACTCCTCCACGAACCTTCCGAGGTCGATGGAACTGGGCGATATTCCTCGCACCGATACGGAGGAGTACTTGCCCCGGGGGTTTATCATGACCGCATAGCCGCATCCTCGGCGGTGGGCCACCTCCACCAGCGCCCTGGTGCCGAAACCGTAAAGGGAGCGGTTGCGGTCCATCTCGTCCATGATGCCCAGCGGCCCGCGTACCTTCATGCAGCCGTCGACCTTGGCCAGGGCTCGCGGCCATCTTTTCTCGTTGATCACCTGGATGTAGCGGCGCTTGATCAGATCGATCTGCGAAGGCCACAGTCCCTGGGACAGCAGCTTCGCCGCGCTGTAGCGGAAACGGTCGTCCTCGATTATCAAGCGCCAGGAGAAGTCCAATACCATGGACTCCTGATCCACGCGCTGCATTCCATGCCTTCTCATCTCCTGGTCCAGCAGAGGGGTGGGCATGTACTCGACCAGGTCGGCCACCGCCACCAGCTTCCTCAGCTCGTCGTGGGGGTGCAGGTAATGGAACAGCACGTTGGCGGCGCTGACACCCTCGGTAACTAAGGTGGAACATTCCACTGACAAAGAGGAGGGGTGGTGATCGACCAGCGTCAGCTTCTGGCTAGAGCGACGGGAGCGCACCGCCTCCACCAGGTCGGGAACCGGGGCCAGATCGACCAGGTACAGCTCGTCGGATGTGATGTCCATCGCCAAGGCCTTGGCCCCGGCCACCGGGGAGGTTACAAAGGTGACCTTCGCATCTGGATATATGCTAAGAAAGATGGCCGCCGAAACGATGCCGTCAACGTTGCCTCTCGTGATAATATGTTTGTCCCGGTGGTCCCGCGATAAGCAGACCATTCCCATCCAGTAAGCATAATGAAACTCCAGGCTACTTAAATCTATTGTTATATATCTAAATTTAAATATGCATCGAAGCAACGCTTCATATCGTTTCGAGTCGTTGTCCAAATGCGCGTTCCAGCGACGCCCCCCCACGGGAATGGGCGTAGTGTGCAACTATGCTCAGCGGTTATATTCCCGCCGCAAGACTTCGCTGGCAGGTGAAATAAGTGACGGACGTTTCCTATAGGAATACCACCGAGGTCTACGACCGGGACAGTCTATTGCAGAAATGCTTCACCAGCGTCGGCGCGGAGCACGGCTTTTCGAACGTGAGCGCCAACTGGGAGAGCTTCAAGGAATTCAAGGCCACCTGGAGGCGGTGCTCGGAGAGCGCGGAACTGCACATAACCGATTACATGATGGACTCGGGCGCGGAGCTCATCACAGATCTGGCCCGCGGCATATTCGGCCGCATGGGGCGCGGAGGTGCCCGTGACATCTATTCCGAAAGGCTCCGGCAGCATTTCCTGAGCCCAGAGTTCATCCAAAGGAACCAGCCCCTCTACCTGAAACGGAGCCGGAACCTGGCCTACTGCCAGGCAGGCAGGGTGCACGACCTCGGTTCATTGTACCAGGACCTGTTGGACACTAGGCTGGTCAGCAAGGTCCCGGGATCCTATCTGACATGGACCAAGGGGGACAACCGGCAGAGGGTGGGCTACTGCAGCGTCATAATGCGCGTGGTGGCCGTAAGCCGGGTCCTGGACCGGAAGGAGATACCATCCTACGTCCCCAGCTACGTGCTGTACCATGAGCTGCTGCACCTGCAGAACGGACTGCGCTTCGGTTCCTACCACGACCGGGAGTTCCGGGAGCGAGAAAGGGTCCATCCGTACCATGAGGAGGCCGAACGCTGGCTGAGGAGGATCGTGGCCAAACCGCAGTTTCGGTGAGGTCACAACAATTCTTTTAAGGGTCTAAGGTCAAACAGAGAGGAGAGAGAGATGCGCAAGACGATCACGATAAGGGAACTGAAGGCCGGCGGGACCGTGGACGACCTATTCGCCGTACGCTTCAAGAAACCGGTGGCTCAATTCAAGAACGGGTTCACCTTCCAACTATGGATATCCGA
Protein-coding regions in this window:
- the truD gene encoding tRNA pseudouridine(13) synthase TruD, which gives rise to MVQTSGDRERNIGLEVFFSETPGSGGKLKAAAEDFVVDEVSKYPPTKPDGKVCVARVTATNWETNRLVRHLSKSLGISRNLIGFAGTKDKRAVTTQLMSFQAPVESVMALRLSQVSINDGYMAKRSMTIGDLVGNRFTIRVRDTNLHGDELRSSLEGTEASLHGLGGFPNFFGVQRFGTVRPVTHLVGRAIVKGDLEQAVLLYIGNPSEEEDEQSRAAREALQRDRDYTAALRDFPWKLTFERMVIGFLERNPGDFAGAICVLPPNLQMMFVHAYQSYLFNLVLSERMRRGIPLNAPIVGDVVLPADKDGNPDHDKQVPVTTVNLDLVERQVRDRRAFVSGTLFGSESVLAEGEMGEMGEMERKAIEREGLSPQDFLVPAIPHCSSKGSRRELICEYRDLKLDVGQDEFTASFFLGKGCYATVLLREFMKSDIGDY
- a CDS encoding DNA-directed RNA polymerase subunit L, whose translation is MEIELLEKEKDSIRVRIKGADMTLITPMVQALLEDKDVAEVKYTIGHSQLEDPTLYIRVKTGKPQSALKKTAKSLTNEFKEAREALQKDLK
- a CDS encoding fibronectin type III domain-containing protein, producing MTFRCLLPCCSLLAIIILLTVPLAQAQPSAPEGLQATVGKDYVDLSWQAVPGADYYVLYRGDLDEMVPIANLYPPFTAFHNSGLEEGSTYLYYVTAVDGGEESSPSNTVSVTVPPKENESVMLSIIALILSAIAIQVCVVLLLYHFKMNMKLK
- a CDS encoding iron-sulfur cluster assembly accessory protein gives rise to the protein MVTVTDEASKYIVDLIAKNNKPGFGIRIYLAGMGCSGAQFGMSFQKDAKEGDIEQKIDGFSVYYDGETKEVLDACTLDFVETPYGSGLVVNNPNASGGCGSCGGGCH
- a CDS encoding DHHA1 domain-containing protein, with product MVCLSRDHRDKHIITRGNVDGIVSAAIFLSIYPDAKVTFVTSPVAGAKALAMDITSDELYLVDLAPVPDLVEAVRSRRSSQKLTLVDHHPSSLSVECSTLVTEGVSAANVLFHYLHPHDELRKLVAVADLVEYMPTPLLDQEMRRHGMQRVDQESMVLDFSWRLIIEDDRFRYSAAKLLSQGLWPSQIDLIKRRYIQVINEKRWPRALAKVDGCMKVRGPLGIMDEMDRNRSLYGFGTRALVEVAHRRGCGYAVMINPRGKYSSVSVRGISPSSIDLGRFVEEFTSENGVDGGGHPKAAGARIPTGSNGLFLDDLLEKVS
- a CDS encoding ATP-dependent DNA ligase, translating into MLFRELADTYERLEATSSRLEMTEILAEAFRRFDPLEIRMATYLTQGQLYPDFYPLKLGMADKMILKAIAFASGTKESEVQELMLKEGDPGLVAQQVFASKKQTTLFSEPLTLKSTYETLESIARTEGGGSQDLKIKLMSKLLSDSSSSEAKFLSRVITGRMRLGVSSMTVLDALASAFATKEDRDVVERAFNVSSDLGLVAEEMALHGLDGVKDIHVQVNRPLRAMLAERMSSPEEILEKMGGTCAFEYKYDGVRVQAHICQGDVRLYSRKLDDLTSQFPDVVAALKKAVVAESTIVEGECVPVDLNTGEFLPFQEVSHRRGRKYGLEAAVEDYPVQMCLFDCILKDGEDLTARPFLQRREALSSMVSPDDAVKLSEIRVLSSADEVQVFFQEAIKDGCEGLMAKSIAESSVYRAGNRGFLWIKYKKEYRSEMNDTVDLAVVGAFAGRGKRKGFYGALLMATYDAQTDTFQTVSKLGSGFDDANLASLLEMLAGDRLAEKHHLVDSKMVADYWFQPRLVLEVRGAEITLSPIHTCSFGSVRKDSGLAIRFPRFTGRFRDDKEGREATTSQELLTMYQAQLKRVE
- a CDS encoding GNAT family N-acetyltransferase, producing the protein MRCRQMLRSDLPDLVAMSRENMADIILSSWGEEWNDEKLMELLLDQQVTTSVLEGNDGIMAYYCMEEMDEYIFISSFQVNRRWQGQGIGTRMMEMIESTGRKEGKAGVELCVQSTNEHAIEFYYYNGYDLMYRNGNNLVMRKRLV
- a CDS encoding helicase-related protein, which translates into the protein MYFEHPLIRKQCVQLRDYQVELARRASRSSTLLVLPTGLGKTVVAVMVIAEVLQKKGGKVLFLAPTRPLVEQHQRTLESMIEGKRIGMMTGEVDPLERELIFLENDVVASTPQVVANDLRQGRINLKDVKLIIFDEAHRAVGNYAYVDVAKEYMEYDGLVLGMTASPGSDKGKVKEVCQNLNIKDIEVRTEKDPDVTKYVHSVRMDWVEVELPLEMNRIAGTIRALYEEYAKELVALGVVDKDRVLNKRYLLEMAATWQARLRSGEKSRTLFKAVSVQSKVVKVEHALDLVETQGMTALRAYLERMKDEVSSDTSSKASRDIVSSSHFQEIWDMAQSVKAEHPKLSRVMNVVARQISESPSSRILVFTHYRDTCELVASKLSKVEGARVAKLVGQSDRKGEKGLKQKEQVGVLERFRQGEFNVLVATSVGEEGLDVASTDLVVFYEPVPSEIRSIQRRGRTGRSRAGKVVIFITKGTKDEAYYFSSLNKEKTMRRRLETMKDELSGERSKGGQRNLGDF